From Harpia harpyja isolate bHarHar1 chromosome 19, bHarHar1 primary haplotype, whole genome shotgun sequence, one genomic window encodes:
- the UCK1 gene encoding uridine-cytidine kinase 1, with protein sequence MASAGGAEPERPHPKPFLIGVSGGTASGKSTVCEKIMELLGQNEVDRRQRKVLILSQDSFYKVLTAEQQAKALKGQYNFDHPDAFDNDLMHTTLKNIVEGKTVEVPTYDFVTHSRLAETTVVYPADVVLFEGILVFYNQDIRDMFHLRLFVDTDSDVRLSRRVLRDMKRGRDLEQILTQYTTFVKPAFEEFCLPTKKYADVIIPRGVDNMVAINLIVQHIQDILNGDICKWQRGAMNGHGRTYKRPFPEQTESSSVLAAGKRSHLESSSRPH encoded by the exons ATGGCCTCCGCCGGCGGAGCCGAACCGGAGCGGCCGCACCCGAAGCCTTTCCTCATCGGCGTCAGCGGCGGCACCGCCAGCGGCAAG TCCACAGTGTGCGAGAAGATCatggagctgctggggcagaacGAGGTGGACCGCCGGCAGCGGAAGGTGCTCATCCTCAGCCAGGACAGCTTCTACAAGGTGCTGACCGCCGAGCAGCAGGCCAAGGCGCTGAAGGGACAGTACAACTTCGACCACCCGG ATGCTTTTGATAACGATCTGATGCATACAACCCTGAAAAATATCGTTGAGGGGAAAACTGTTGAGGTACCGACCTATGACTTCGTGACACATTCTAG GCTGGCAGAGACAACGGTGGTCTATCCCGCTGATGTTGTTCTCTTCGAGGGGATCCTGGTTTTCTACAACCAAGACATTCGGGACATGTTCCATCTCCGGCTCTTTGTTGACACGGATTCTGACGTCCGGCTGTCCCGCAGAG TTCTGCGAGATATGAAACGCGGGAGAGACCTTGAGCAGATCCTCACCCAGTACACCACGTTTGTCAAGCCTGCCTTTGAGGAGTTCTGCTTACCG ACAAAGAAGTATGCAGATGTGATCATCCCCCGAGGAGTTGACAACATGG TTGCTATAAACCTTATAGTGCAGCACATTCAAGACATCCTAAACGGAGACATCTGCAAGTGGCAGCGAGGGGCAATGAACGGACACGGTCGGACCTACAAGCGCCCATTCCCTGAACAAACGGAGAGCAGCAGCGTGCTAGCGGCCGGCAAACGCTCCCACCTGGAGTCCAGCAGCCGTCCGCACTGA
- the POMT1 gene encoding protein O-mannosyl-transferase 1 isoform X4, with product MKRIFFVDDSGPPFGHMLLALGGYLGGFDGNFLWNRIGAEYSMNVPVWSLRLLPALAGALCVPLAYQILVELQFSHCAALGAALLILLENSLITQSRFMLLESVLIFFILLAVLSYLKFYNLQRHSSFSGSWWFWLLLTGGACSCAVGVKYMGLFTYMLLLAIAGLHFWHMIGDQNLSNVSLMCHFLARGLALIIIPVAMYLSFFYVHLTLLYRSGPHDQIMTSAFQASLEGGLARITQGQPLEVAYGSQITLRNVLGKPMQCWLHSHTNTYPIRYENGRGSSHQQQVTCYPFKDVNNWWIVKDPGMQQLVVSNPPRPVRHGHIVQLVHGITTRYLNTHDVAAPLSPHSQEVSCYIDYNISMPAQNLWRVEIVNRESDTDVWKTILSEVRFVHVNTSAVFQLSGASLPEWGYRQLEVVGEKLSKGYHQSMVWNVEEHRYGKSQEQKEREVELHSPTQMDISKNLSFMAKFTELQWKILTLKNEDTEHKYSSSALDWITMDTNIAYWLHPTSGAQIHLLGNVVTWASANIAALVYTCLSLWYLVRRRRKIYDMPEDAWQLWVSAGGICVGGWAVNYLPFFLMEKTLFLYHYLPALTFQILLIPIVLQHLSDHLCRSLLLKSMFSALIVAWFSSVYFVYCTFRPVTYGEPSLSVTELKDLRWKDSWNILIRKQ from the exons ATGAAGAGGATCTTCTTCGTGGATGACAGCGGCCCACCTTTTGGCCATATGCTGCTAGCTTTGGGAG GTTACTTAGGAGGATTTGATGGAAACTTCTTATGGAACAGGATTGGAGCTG AATATAGCATGAACGTTCCTGTTTGGTCCTTGCGACTCCTGCCAGCACTGGCTGGTGCTCTCTGTGTGCCTTTAGCATACCAGATTTTGGTAGAACTGCAGTTCTCCCACTGTGCTGCACTTGGAgctgctcttctgattctcttag AGAACTCTTTGATCACTCAGTCAAGGTTCATGCTCCTGGAATCAGTATTGATTTTCTTTATCCTACTCGCAGTTTTGTCCTACCTGAAGTTCTACAATTTGCAAAGGCACAG TTCCTTCTCTGGAAGCTGGTGGTTTTGGCTTCTGTTGACTGGAGGAGCTTGTTCTTGTGCAGTTGG AGTGAAATACATGGGCCTGTTTACCTATATGCTGCTCTTGGCCATCGCAGGACTCCACTTCTGGCACATGATAGGCGACCAGAACTTGTCAAAC GTTTCCTTGATGTGCCATTTTCTAGCTAGGGGACTGGCCCTCATCATCATCCCGGTGGCAATGTACCTGTCCTTCTTCTATGTTCACTTGACTTTGCTGTATCGCTCTGGGCCTCATGACCAGATTATGACAAGTGCTTTCCAAGCCAGCTTAGAG GGTGGGCTGGCTCGAATCACTCAGGGTCAGCCCTTAGAGGTGGCCTATGGCTCTCAGATTACTCTGCGGAACGTGTTGGGCAAGCCCATGCAGTGTTGGCTCCATTCTCACACGAATACTTACCCCATCAG GTATGAGAATGGACGAGGTAGTTCCCATCAACAGCAGGTGACCTGCTATCCCTTCAAGGATGTGAACAACTGGTGGATTGTCAAAGATCCAGGAAT gcagcagctggtggTGAGTAACCCACCTCGTCCTGTCAGGCACGGACACATCGTGCAGCTGGTCCATGGCATCACGACTCGGTACCTCAACAC GCATGATGTTGCTGCCCCTCTTAGCCCCCACTCCCAAGAAGTTTCCTGCTATATTGATTATAACATCTCCATGCCAGCACAGAACCTCTGGAGAGTG GAAATTGTAAATCGGGAGTCTGACACAGATGTGTGGAAGACAATTCTGTCAGAAGTGAGGTTTGTTCACGTGAACACCTCTGCAGTG TTTCAGCTCAGTGGAGCATCTTTACCTGAGTGGGGATACCGGCAGCTGGAGGTGGTTGGAGAGAAGCTGTCCAAAGGCTACCACCAAAGCATGGTGTGGAATGTGGAAGAGCACAGATATGGGAAAA GCCAAGAGCAAAAAGAGAGGGAAGTGGAACTCCACTCTCCCACACAGATGGACATAAGTAAAAACCTCAGCTTCATGGCAAAGTTCACGGAATTGCAG TGGAAAATACtcacattaaaaaatgaagacacaGAACATAAGTACAGCTCCTCTGCTCTTGACTGGATCACAATGGACACAAATATTGCCTACTGGCTCCACCCAACCTCTGGT GCCCAGATCCACCTCCTTGGGAATGTTGTCACCTGGGCTTCAGCTAACATTGCTGCTCTGGTCTACACGTGTCTGTCCCTGTGGTACTTGGTCCGCAGAAGGAGAAAGATTTACGACATGCCTGAAG ATGCATGGCAGCTCTGGGTATCAGCCGGGGGGATCTGTGTTGGAGGCTGGGCTGTGAATTACCTGCCCTTCTTCCTGATGGAGAAAACACTTTTCCTGTACCACTACCTGCCTGCCCTCACATTCCAGATTCTCCTGATTCCCATCGTATTACAGCATCTGAGTGATCATCTCTGCAG ATCTCTGCTTCTCAAGAGCATGTTCAGTGCATTGATCGTAGCCTGGTTCTCTTCAGTCTACTTTGTCTATTGCACATTTCGCCCTGTGACCTATGGGGAACCCTCGCTGTCTGTTACTGAACTCAAGGACTTGCGCTGGAAGGACAGCTGGAACATCCTTATCCGAAAACAGTGA
- the POMT1 gene encoding protein O-mannosyl-transferase 1 isoform X1, with product MVVMCSHLALLSPDQSHADGFIPVTFSCIETFDRMLGFLKKPVVVTAEINMNLVALTVMGFISRLWGLSYPRAVVFDEVYYGQFVSLYMKRIFFVDDSGPPFGHMLLALGGYLGGFDGNFLWNRIGAEYSMNVPVWSLRLLPALAGALCVPLAYQILVELQFSHCAALGAALLILLENSLITQSRFMLLESVLIFFILLAVLSYLKFYNLQRHSSFSGSWWFWLLLTGGACSCAVGVKYMGLFTYMLLLAIAGLHFWHMIGDQNLSNVSLMCHFLARGLALIIIPVAMYLSFFYVHLTLLYRSGPHDQIMTSAFQASLEGGLARITQGQPLEVAYGSQITLRNVLGKPMQCWLHSHTNTYPIRYENGRGSSHQQQVTCYPFKDVNNWWIVKDPGMQQLVVSNPPRPVRHGHIVQLVHGITTRYLNTHDVAAPLSPHSQEVSCYIDYNISMPAQNLWRVEIVNRESDTDVWKTILSEVRFVHVNTSAVFQLSGASLPEWGYRQLEVVGEKLSKGYHQSMVWNVEEHRYGKSQEQKEREVELHSPTQMDISKNLSFMAKFTELQWKILTLKNEDTEHKYSSSALDWITMDTNIAYWLHPTSGAQIHLLGNVVTWASANIAALVYTCLSLWYLVRRRRKIYDMPEDAWQLWVSAGGICVGGWAVNYLPFFLMEKTLFLYHYLPALTFQILLIPIVLQHLSDHLCRSLLLKSMFSALIVAWFSSVYFVYCTFRPVTYGEPSLSVTELKDLRWKDSWNILIRKQ from the exons ATGGTGGTGATGTGCTCGCATCTTGCTTTGTTGTCCCCTGATCAAAGCCATGCAGATGGATTTATTCCGGTAACTTTCAGCTGTATTGAG ACCTTTGACAGGATGTTGGGATTTCTGAAGAAGCCGGTTGTGGTTACTGCAGAGATAAATATGAACCTCGTGGCATTGACTGTGATGGGATTCATAAGCCGTCTTTGGGGGCTTTCCTATCCACGGGCTGTAGT ttttgatGAAGTTTATTATGGCCAATTCGTTTCGCTCTACATGAAGAGGATCTTCTTCGTGGATGACAGCGGCCCACCTTTTGGCCATATGCTGCTAGCTTTGGGAG GTTACTTAGGAGGATTTGATGGAAACTTCTTATGGAACAGGATTGGAGCTG AATATAGCATGAACGTTCCTGTTTGGTCCTTGCGACTCCTGCCAGCACTGGCTGGTGCTCTCTGTGTGCCTTTAGCATACCAGATTTTGGTAGAACTGCAGTTCTCCCACTGTGCTGCACTTGGAgctgctcttctgattctcttag AGAACTCTTTGATCACTCAGTCAAGGTTCATGCTCCTGGAATCAGTATTGATTTTCTTTATCCTACTCGCAGTTTTGTCCTACCTGAAGTTCTACAATTTGCAAAGGCACAG TTCCTTCTCTGGAAGCTGGTGGTTTTGGCTTCTGTTGACTGGAGGAGCTTGTTCTTGTGCAGTTGG AGTGAAATACATGGGCCTGTTTACCTATATGCTGCTCTTGGCCATCGCAGGACTCCACTTCTGGCACATGATAGGCGACCAGAACTTGTCAAAC GTTTCCTTGATGTGCCATTTTCTAGCTAGGGGACTGGCCCTCATCATCATCCCGGTGGCAATGTACCTGTCCTTCTTCTATGTTCACTTGACTTTGCTGTATCGCTCTGGGCCTCATGACCAGATTATGACAAGTGCTTTCCAAGCCAGCTTAGAG GGTGGGCTGGCTCGAATCACTCAGGGTCAGCCCTTAGAGGTGGCCTATGGCTCTCAGATTACTCTGCGGAACGTGTTGGGCAAGCCCATGCAGTGTTGGCTCCATTCTCACACGAATACTTACCCCATCAG GTATGAGAATGGACGAGGTAGTTCCCATCAACAGCAGGTGACCTGCTATCCCTTCAAGGATGTGAACAACTGGTGGATTGTCAAAGATCCAGGAAT gcagcagctggtggTGAGTAACCCACCTCGTCCTGTCAGGCACGGACACATCGTGCAGCTGGTCCATGGCATCACGACTCGGTACCTCAACAC GCATGATGTTGCTGCCCCTCTTAGCCCCCACTCCCAAGAAGTTTCCTGCTATATTGATTATAACATCTCCATGCCAGCACAGAACCTCTGGAGAGTG GAAATTGTAAATCGGGAGTCTGACACAGATGTGTGGAAGACAATTCTGTCAGAAGTGAGGTTTGTTCACGTGAACACCTCTGCAGTG TTTCAGCTCAGTGGAGCATCTTTACCTGAGTGGGGATACCGGCAGCTGGAGGTGGTTGGAGAGAAGCTGTCCAAAGGCTACCACCAAAGCATGGTGTGGAATGTGGAAGAGCACAGATATGGGAAAA GCCAAGAGCAAAAAGAGAGGGAAGTGGAACTCCACTCTCCCACACAGATGGACATAAGTAAAAACCTCAGCTTCATGGCAAAGTTCACGGAATTGCAG TGGAAAATACtcacattaaaaaatgaagacacaGAACATAAGTACAGCTCCTCTGCTCTTGACTGGATCACAATGGACACAAATATTGCCTACTGGCTCCACCCAACCTCTGGT GCCCAGATCCACCTCCTTGGGAATGTTGTCACCTGGGCTTCAGCTAACATTGCTGCTCTGGTCTACACGTGTCTGTCCCTGTGGTACTTGGTCCGCAGAAGGAGAAAGATTTACGACATGCCTGAAG ATGCATGGCAGCTCTGGGTATCAGCCGGGGGGATCTGTGTTGGAGGCTGGGCTGTGAATTACCTGCCCTTCTTCCTGATGGAGAAAACACTTTTCCTGTACCACTACCTGCCTGCCCTCACATTCCAGATTCTCCTGATTCCCATCGTATTACAGCATCTGAGTGATCATCTCTGCAG ATCTCTGCTTCTCAAGAGCATGTTCAGTGCATTGATCGTAGCCTGGTTCTCTTCAGTCTACTTTGTCTATTGCACATTTCGCCCTGTGACCTATGGGGAACCCTCGCTGTCTGTTACTGAACTCAAGGACTTGCGCTGGAAGGACAGCTGGAACATCCTTATCCGAAAACAGTGA
- the POMT1 gene encoding protein O-mannosyl-transferase 1 isoform X2: MVVMCSHLALLSPDQSHADGFIPVTFSCIETFDRMLGFLKKPVVVTAEINMNLVALTVMGFISRLWGLSYPRAVVFDEVYYGQFVSLYMKRIFFVDDSGPPFGHMLLALGGYLGGFDGNFLWNRIGAEYSMNVPVWSLRLLPALAGALCVPLAYQILVELQFSHCAALGAALLILLENSLITQSRFMLLESVLIFFILLAVLSYLKFYNLQRHSSFSGSWWFWLLLTGGACSCAVGVKYMGLFTYMLLLAIAGLHFWHMIGDQNLSNVSLMCHFLARGLALIIIPVAMYLSFFYVHLTLLYRSGPHDQIMTSAFQASLEGGLARITQGQPLEVAYGSQITLRNVLGKPMQCWLHSHTNTYPIRYENGRGSSHQQQVTCYPFKDVNNWWIVKDPGMHDVAAPLSPHSQEVSCYIDYNISMPAQNLWRVEIVNRESDTDVWKTILSEVRFVHVNTSAVFQLSGASLPEWGYRQLEVVGEKLSKGYHQSMVWNVEEHRYGKSQEQKEREVELHSPTQMDISKNLSFMAKFTELQWKILTLKNEDTEHKYSSSALDWITMDTNIAYWLHPTSGAQIHLLGNVVTWASANIAALVYTCLSLWYLVRRRRKIYDMPEDAWQLWVSAGGICVGGWAVNYLPFFLMEKTLFLYHYLPALTFQILLIPIVLQHLSDHLCRSLLLKSMFSALIVAWFSSVYFVYCTFRPVTYGEPSLSVTELKDLRWKDSWNILIRKQ, from the exons ATGGTGGTGATGTGCTCGCATCTTGCTTTGTTGTCCCCTGATCAAAGCCATGCAGATGGATTTATTCCGGTAACTTTCAGCTGTATTGAG ACCTTTGACAGGATGTTGGGATTTCTGAAGAAGCCGGTTGTGGTTACTGCAGAGATAAATATGAACCTCGTGGCATTGACTGTGATGGGATTCATAAGCCGTCTTTGGGGGCTTTCCTATCCACGGGCTGTAGT ttttgatGAAGTTTATTATGGCCAATTCGTTTCGCTCTACATGAAGAGGATCTTCTTCGTGGATGACAGCGGCCCACCTTTTGGCCATATGCTGCTAGCTTTGGGAG GTTACTTAGGAGGATTTGATGGAAACTTCTTATGGAACAGGATTGGAGCTG AATATAGCATGAACGTTCCTGTTTGGTCCTTGCGACTCCTGCCAGCACTGGCTGGTGCTCTCTGTGTGCCTTTAGCATACCAGATTTTGGTAGAACTGCAGTTCTCCCACTGTGCTGCACTTGGAgctgctcttctgattctcttag AGAACTCTTTGATCACTCAGTCAAGGTTCATGCTCCTGGAATCAGTATTGATTTTCTTTATCCTACTCGCAGTTTTGTCCTACCTGAAGTTCTACAATTTGCAAAGGCACAG TTCCTTCTCTGGAAGCTGGTGGTTTTGGCTTCTGTTGACTGGAGGAGCTTGTTCTTGTGCAGTTGG AGTGAAATACATGGGCCTGTTTACCTATATGCTGCTCTTGGCCATCGCAGGACTCCACTTCTGGCACATGATAGGCGACCAGAACTTGTCAAAC GTTTCCTTGATGTGCCATTTTCTAGCTAGGGGACTGGCCCTCATCATCATCCCGGTGGCAATGTACCTGTCCTTCTTCTATGTTCACTTGACTTTGCTGTATCGCTCTGGGCCTCATGACCAGATTATGACAAGTGCTTTCCAAGCCAGCTTAGAG GGTGGGCTGGCTCGAATCACTCAGGGTCAGCCCTTAGAGGTGGCCTATGGCTCTCAGATTACTCTGCGGAACGTGTTGGGCAAGCCCATGCAGTGTTGGCTCCATTCTCACACGAATACTTACCCCATCAG GTATGAGAATGGACGAGGTAGTTCCCATCAACAGCAGGTGACCTGCTATCCCTTCAAGGATGTGAACAACTGGTGGATTGTCAAAGATCCAGGAAT GCATGATGTTGCTGCCCCTCTTAGCCCCCACTCCCAAGAAGTTTCCTGCTATATTGATTATAACATCTCCATGCCAGCACAGAACCTCTGGAGAGTG GAAATTGTAAATCGGGAGTCTGACACAGATGTGTGGAAGACAATTCTGTCAGAAGTGAGGTTTGTTCACGTGAACACCTCTGCAGTG TTTCAGCTCAGTGGAGCATCTTTACCTGAGTGGGGATACCGGCAGCTGGAGGTGGTTGGAGAGAAGCTGTCCAAAGGCTACCACCAAAGCATGGTGTGGAATGTGGAAGAGCACAGATATGGGAAAA GCCAAGAGCAAAAAGAGAGGGAAGTGGAACTCCACTCTCCCACACAGATGGACATAAGTAAAAACCTCAGCTTCATGGCAAAGTTCACGGAATTGCAG TGGAAAATACtcacattaaaaaatgaagacacaGAACATAAGTACAGCTCCTCTGCTCTTGACTGGATCACAATGGACACAAATATTGCCTACTGGCTCCACCCAACCTCTGGT GCCCAGATCCACCTCCTTGGGAATGTTGTCACCTGGGCTTCAGCTAACATTGCTGCTCTGGTCTACACGTGTCTGTCCCTGTGGTACTTGGTCCGCAGAAGGAGAAAGATTTACGACATGCCTGAAG ATGCATGGCAGCTCTGGGTATCAGCCGGGGGGATCTGTGTTGGAGGCTGGGCTGTGAATTACCTGCCCTTCTTCCTGATGGAGAAAACACTTTTCCTGTACCACTACCTGCCTGCCCTCACATTCCAGATTCTCCTGATTCCCATCGTATTACAGCATCTGAGTGATCATCTCTGCAG ATCTCTGCTTCTCAAGAGCATGTTCAGTGCATTGATCGTAGCCTGGTTCTCTTCAGTCTACTTTGTCTATTGCACATTTCGCCCTGTGACCTATGGGGAACCCTCGCTGTCTGTTACTGAACTCAAGGACTTGCGCTGGAAGGACAGCTGGAACATCCTTATCCGAAAACAGTGA
- the POMT1 gene encoding protein O-mannosyl-transferase 1 isoform X3 produces the protein MLGFLKKPVVVTAEINMNLVALTVMGFISRLWGLSYPRAVVFDEVYYGQFVSLYMKRIFFVDDSGPPFGHMLLALGGYLGGFDGNFLWNRIGAEYSMNVPVWSLRLLPALAGALCVPLAYQILVELQFSHCAALGAALLILLENSLITQSRFMLLESVLIFFILLAVLSYLKFYNLQRHSSFSGSWWFWLLLTGGACSCAVGVKYMGLFTYMLLLAIAGLHFWHMIGDQNLSNVSLMCHFLARGLALIIIPVAMYLSFFYVHLTLLYRSGPHDQIMTSAFQASLEGGLARITQGQPLEVAYGSQITLRNVLGKPMQCWLHSHTNTYPIRYENGRGSSHQQQVTCYPFKDVNNWWIVKDPGMQQLVVSNPPRPVRHGHIVQLVHGITTRYLNTHDVAAPLSPHSQEVSCYIDYNISMPAQNLWRVEIVNRESDTDVWKTILSEVRFVHVNTSAVFQLSGASLPEWGYRQLEVVGEKLSKGYHQSMVWNVEEHRYGKSQEQKEREVELHSPTQMDISKNLSFMAKFTELQWKILTLKNEDTEHKYSSSALDWITMDTNIAYWLHPTSGAQIHLLGNVVTWASANIAALVYTCLSLWYLVRRRRKIYDMPEDAWQLWVSAGGICVGGWAVNYLPFFLMEKTLFLYHYLPALTFQILLIPIVLQHLSDHLCRSLLLKSMFSALIVAWFSSVYFVYCTFRPVTYGEPSLSVTELKDLRWKDSWNILIRKQ, from the exons ATGTTGGGATTTCTGAAGAAGCCGGTTGTGGTTACTGCAGAGATAAATATGAACCTCGTGGCATTGACTGTGATGGGATTCATAAGCCGTCTTTGGGGGCTTTCCTATCCACGGGCTGTAGT ttttgatGAAGTTTATTATGGCCAATTCGTTTCGCTCTACATGAAGAGGATCTTCTTCGTGGATGACAGCGGCCCACCTTTTGGCCATATGCTGCTAGCTTTGGGAG GTTACTTAGGAGGATTTGATGGAAACTTCTTATGGAACAGGATTGGAGCTG AATATAGCATGAACGTTCCTGTTTGGTCCTTGCGACTCCTGCCAGCACTGGCTGGTGCTCTCTGTGTGCCTTTAGCATACCAGATTTTGGTAGAACTGCAGTTCTCCCACTGTGCTGCACTTGGAgctgctcttctgattctcttag AGAACTCTTTGATCACTCAGTCAAGGTTCATGCTCCTGGAATCAGTATTGATTTTCTTTATCCTACTCGCAGTTTTGTCCTACCTGAAGTTCTACAATTTGCAAAGGCACAG TTCCTTCTCTGGAAGCTGGTGGTTTTGGCTTCTGTTGACTGGAGGAGCTTGTTCTTGTGCAGTTGG AGTGAAATACATGGGCCTGTTTACCTATATGCTGCTCTTGGCCATCGCAGGACTCCACTTCTGGCACATGATAGGCGACCAGAACTTGTCAAAC GTTTCCTTGATGTGCCATTTTCTAGCTAGGGGACTGGCCCTCATCATCATCCCGGTGGCAATGTACCTGTCCTTCTTCTATGTTCACTTGACTTTGCTGTATCGCTCTGGGCCTCATGACCAGATTATGACAAGTGCTTTCCAAGCCAGCTTAGAG GGTGGGCTGGCTCGAATCACTCAGGGTCAGCCCTTAGAGGTGGCCTATGGCTCTCAGATTACTCTGCGGAACGTGTTGGGCAAGCCCATGCAGTGTTGGCTCCATTCTCACACGAATACTTACCCCATCAG GTATGAGAATGGACGAGGTAGTTCCCATCAACAGCAGGTGACCTGCTATCCCTTCAAGGATGTGAACAACTGGTGGATTGTCAAAGATCCAGGAAT gcagcagctggtggTGAGTAACCCACCTCGTCCTGTCAGGCACGGACACATCGTGCAGCTGGTCCATGGCATCACGACTCGGTACCTCAACAC GCATGATGTTGCTGCCCCTCTTAGCCCCCACTCCCAAGAAGTTTCCTGCTATATTGATTATAACATCTCCATGCCAGCACAGAACCTCTGGAGAGTG GAAATTGTAAATCGGGAGTCTGACACAGATGTGTGGAAGACAATTCTGTCAGAAGTGAGGTTTGTTCACGTGAACACCTCTGCAGTG TTTCAGCTCAGTGGAGCATCTTTACCTGAGTGGGGATACCGGCAGCTGGAGGTGGTTGGAGAGAAGCTGTCCAAAGGCTACCACCAAAGCATGGTGTGGAATGTGGAAGAGCACAGATATGGGAAAA GCCAAGAGCAAAAAGAGAGGGAAGTGGAACTCCACTCTCCCACACAGATGGACATAAGTAAAAACCTCAGCTTCATGGCAAAGTTCACGGAATTGCAG TGGAAAATACtcacattaaaaaatgaagacacaGAACATAAGTACAGCTCCTCTGCTCTTGACTGGATCACAATGGACACAAATATTGCCTACTGGCTCCACCCAACCTCTGGT GCCCAGATCCACCTCCTTGGGAATGTTGTCACCTGGGCTTCAGCTAACATTGCTGCTCTGGTCTACACGTGTCTGTCCCTGTGGTACTTGGTCCGCAGAAGGAGAAAGATTTACGACATGCCTGAAG ATGCATGGCAGCTCTGGGTATCAGCCGGGGGGATCTGTGTTGGAGGCTGGGCTGTGAATTACCTGCCCTTCTTCCTGATGGAGAAAACACTTTTCCTGTACCACTACCTGCCTGCCCTCACATTCCAGATTCTCCTGATTCCCATCGTATTACAGCATCTGAGTGATCATCTCTGCAG ATCTCTGCTTCTCAAGAGCATGTTCAGTGCATTGATCGTAGCCTGGTTCTCTTCAGTCTACTTTGTCTATTGCACATTTCGCCCTGTGACCTATGGGGAACCCTCGCTGTCTGTTACTGAACTCAAGGACTTGCGCTGGAAGGACAGCTGGAACATCCTTATCCGAAAACAGTGA